A window of Candidatus Syntrophosphaera sp. contains these coding sequences:
- a CDS encoding carboxypeptidase regulatory-like domain-containing protein — MKYLIIAILLILLSLPLVAGEWNQYYFRFELADKASLQSLTRIISIDNVKGNWVYAYANDWEWAEFSALGYRTQILPAPSSEFPALMSASQHQLRDWDVYPTYDAYVTMMNNFAATYPNLCQIINAGTTVNGRAILVAKISDNVSSEEKEPEVLLTSTIHGDETTGWIMLLRLIDTLLSQYGTDPRLTNIVNSMELYIGPNTNPDGTYYGGNNTVANARRNNANGYDLNRNYPNYNGSLNTGPIQPETQAMMDFANAHSFVFGANYHGGAEVVNYPWDHTYTLHPDNSWFISSSLVYASLAQANSPSGYFTGISSNGITNGAAWYVISGGRQDWMNYNRNGREVTIECSNTKMPAASTMPNYWSYNYEAMLSYLEQALLGVHGTVVDAYGAPLAAEINIAGYDNIYSSVETDPSHGDFYRYLAPGNYTLTVSTPGYDPQLVPVTVTAGTQTTVTVVFGEIDEPQEIYLDAGWNLISLNVIPSSNDVSSVFAGTGGLLQVKNEAKSFAPAMPEHFNTLQNLAPGEGYWVNMSAPAILSVAGDPVDPSATPISLKAGWNLVSYLPAAALPTTTALNSISAWLLQVDHLGAQPSTLEPGKAYWIEVSQACTLIYPD, encoded by the coding sequence ATGAAATACCTGATAATTGCCATCCTTCTGATTCTGCTCTCCCTGCCCCTCGTGGCGGGAGAGTGGAACCAATACTACTTCAGGTTCGAACTGGCCGACAAGGCCTCTCTGCAAAGCCTCACCCGGATCATATCCATCGACAACGTGAAGGGAAACTGGGTCTACGCCTATGCCAACGACTGGGAATGGGCTGAATTCTCCGCCTTGGGCTACAGAACCCAGATCCTGCCTGCCCCGTCCAGCGAATTCCCGGCCCTGATGAGCGCCAGTCAGCACCAATTGCGCGATTGGGACGTCTATCCCACCTATGACGCCTATGTTACCATGATGAACAACTTCGCCGCGACCTATCCCAATCTCTGCCAGATCATCAACGCCGGGACCACCGTCAACGGCCGCGCCATCCTTGTGGCCAAGATCTCGGACAACGTATCCAGCGAAGAAAAAGAGCCGGAAGTTCTGCTCACCAGCACGATCCACGGCGACGAAACCACCGGCTGGATAATGCTGCTGCGCCTGATCGATACCCTGCTCAGCCAGTATGGGACCGATCCGCGGCTCACCAACATCGTCAACAGCATGGAACTCTATATCGGGCCGAACACCAATCCCGACGGGACCTATTACGGCGGCAACAACACCGTAGCCAACGCCCGGCGCAACAATGCCAACGGCTATGACCTCAACCGCAATTATCCCAATTACAACGGCAGCCTGAACACCGGCCCGATCCAGCCCGAGACCCAGGCCATGATGGATTTCGCCAATGCCCACAGCTTTGTCTTCGGGGCGAATTACCACGGCGGAGCGGAAGTCGTAAACTATCCCTGGGACCACACCTACACACTCCATCCGGACAACAGCTGGTTTATCTCTTCCAGCCTCGTGTATGCTTCACTGGCTCAAGCAAACAGCCCCAGCGGCTATTTCACCGGCATCAGTTCAAACGGAATAACCAATGGCGCGGCCTGGTATGTGATCTCCGGCGGACGGCAGGATTGGATGAACTACAACCGCAACGGCCGCGAGGTCACCATCGAATGTTCAAACACCAAGATGCCCGCCGCTTCCACCATGCCCAACTATTGGAGCTACAACTACGAGGCCATGCTCAGCTATCTGGAGCAGGCCCTGCTGGGAGTTCACGGGACAGTCGTGGACGCGTACGGAGCCCCTCTGGCGGCAGAGATCAACATCGCCGGATACGACAATATCTATTCCAGCGTGGAAACCGACCCCAGCCACGGCGATTTCTACCGCTATCTGGCCCCTGGGAACTACACCCTCACTGTTTCCACCCCCGGCTACGATCCCCAACTTGTGCCCGTAACGGTCACCGCTGGCACGCAAACCACTGTCACGGTGGTCTTTGGCGAGATCGACGAGCCTCAGGAAATATACCTTGACGCGGGCTGGAACCTGATCAGCCTTAATGTGATTCCCTCTTCCAATGATGTTTCCAGCGTCTTTGCCGGGACCGGCGGACTCCTGCAGGTCAAGAACGAGGCAAAAAGCTTCGCCCCGGCGATGCCCGAGCATTTCAACACCCTGCAAAACCTGGCCCCTGGAGAAGGTTACTGGGTGAACATGAGCGCTCCGGCAATTCTGAGTGTGGCTGGCGATCCCGTTGACCCCTCCGCCACTCCGATCAGCCTGAAAGCGGGCTGGAACCTGGTTTCCTACCTGCCTGCCGCGGCCCTGCCAACCACCACCGCCCTGAACTCCATCTCCGCCTGGCTGCTGCAGGTGGATCACCTGGGCGCGCAACCCAGCACCCTGGAGCCCGGAAAAGCTTACTGGATCGAGGTTTCGCAAGCCTGCACCCTCATCTATCCGGATTAG
- a CDS encoding nitronate monooxygenase: protein MTHTLPQLKIGNLVAKLPILQGGMGVGISLSKLAAAVANEGGIGIISSVGLGVLHPELGLNYKEANIAALKEEIRAARKLTSGILGINIMLAISDFDEMIRAAFEEEIDIVFLGAGLPTKVPSTMTLEYLQSAKTKIGIIVSSGRAAKLVLNLWADHFKRVPDIIVVEGPKAGGHLGFKPEQIFNEEYALEVILPQVQEAVKEVETKHGKCIPVIAAGGIFSGDQIYEIMKLGADGVQMGTRFVATEECDAGAAFKQLFVDCEQEDIVIINSPVGLPGRAIRNQFLKDVSLGIKKPFLCPWKCLKTCDYRNSPYCIAIALQNARNGLFEEGFAFAGANAYLVKNITTVKELIRSLVQEYQDYCNELLKKGKLKLAPVRC, encoded by the coding sequence ATGACGCACACGCTACCGCAATTGAAGATCGGCAACCTGGTTGCCAAACTGCCCATCCTGCAAGGCGGAATGGGAGTCGGGATATCTTTATCCAAACTGGCTGCCGCGGTCGCCAATGAAGGCGGGATCGGCATCATCTCATCCGTGGGGCTGGGAGTCCTCCATCCTGAACTGGGCCTGAATTACAAAGAAGCCAACATCGCCGCCCTGAAAGAGGAAATCCGCGCCGCCCGCAAACTGACATCCGGCATTTTGGGGATCAACATCATGCTGGCCATATCCGATTTTGACGAGATGATCCGCGCCGCGTTTGAGGAGGAGATCGACATCGTTTTCCTGGGAGCCGGACTGCCCACCAAGGTTCCCAGCACCATGACGCTCGAATACCTGCAAAGCGCCAAAACCAAGATCGGCATCATCGTCTCCTCCGGCAGGGCCGCCAAACTGGTCCTGAACCTCTGGGCGGACCATTTCAAAAGGGTTCCGGACATCATCGTGGTGGAGGGGCCCAAAGCCGGAGGCCACCTGGGTTTCAAGCCCGAGCAGATCTTCAATGAGGAATACGCCCTGGAAGTTATCCTGCCCCAGGTCCAGGAGGCGGTCAAAGAGGTCGAAACCAAGCATGGCAAGTGCATTCCGGTCATTGCCGCGGGAGGTATCTTCTCCGGTGACCAGATCTATGAGATAATGAAGCTGGGAGCCGACGGAGTGCAGATGGGAACGCGGTTTGTGGCCACCGAGGAATGCGACGCCGGAGCCGCCTTCAAACAACTGTTCGTGGATTGCGAGCAGGAGGACATAGTCATCATCAACAGCCCGGTCGGCCTGCCCGGCAGGGCCATCCGCAATCAGTTCCTGAAAGACGTGTCCCTGGGCATCAAAAAACCTTTCCTCTGCCCCTGGAAGTGCCTGAAAACCTGCGATTACCGCAATTCGCCCTATTGCATCGCCATCGCCCTGCAAAACGCCCGCAACGGATTATTCGAGGAAGGATTCGCCTTTGCCGGAGCCAACGCCTACCTGGTGAAAAACATCACCACGGTGAAGGAACTCATCCGCAGCCTGGTGCAGGAGTATCAGGATTACTGCAACGAACTGCTGAAAAAGGGAAAGCTGAAGCTGGCTCCAGTCCGCTGCTGA